From one Orcinus orca chromosome 10, mOrcOrc1.1, whole genome shotgun sequence genomic stretch:
- the TMA7 gene encoding translation machinery-associated protein 7, with translation MSGRGGGKKKPLKQPKKQAKEMDEEDKAFKQKQKEEQKKLEELKAKAAGKGPLATGGIKKSGKK, from the exons ATGTCGGGTCGCGGAG GTGGCAAGAAGAAGCCCCTGAAGCAGCCCAAGAAGCAAGCCAAGGAGATGGACGAG GAAGATAAGGCATTCAAGCAGAAACAGAAGGAGGAGCAAAAGAAACTCGAGGAGCTAAAAGCGAAGGCCGCGGGGAAAGGCCCCCTGG caACAGGCGGAATTAAGAAATCTGGCAAAAAGTAA